In Aliamphritea ceti, a single window of DNA contains:
- a CDS encoding aldehyde dehydrogenase, whose amino-acid sequence MTVQNKDYWLSLQASIQLQDKAFIDGQFVAASDGGTYEAINPATGKLLVNAAACTGQDVDIAVAAARRSFDAGVWADQAPSARKAVLKRLAALIMENHEEMALLESLNVGKPVQDAMNIDIPGSAGCFEWYAEAIDKLYGEVAPTDGNNIATITREPIGVVAAVVPWNFPLDIAAWKLAPALIAGNSVVLKPAEQSSLTALRLAELAKEAGLPDGVLNVVTGHGHVVGKALGLHMDVDCLAFTGSTAVGKLFMGYSAESNLKPVWPETGGKSPNLIFADCDLDAAVEHAAMGIFFNQGEVCSANSRILIESSIKEAFVKKFVAKAVSMKVGDPLDADTQVGALIDQQHACNVREFIKQAQAEGAEMLTGGIGDEATAVVAPTIFDGVNPDMQIARDEVFGPVAALMTFETEEEAIRVANDSLYGLAASLWTTNLNRAHRVSKKLRAGTVSVNTMDALDFSTPFGGFKQSGFGRDLSLHALDKFTQLKTTWIKLS is encoded by the coding sequence ATGACCGTACAGAACAAAGATTACTGGCTGAGCCTTCAGGCATCGATTCAGTTACAGGATAAAGCCTTCATTGATGGCCAGTTTGTTGCAGCCAGCGACGGTGGTACATATGAAGCGATTAATCCGGCAACCGGAAAGCTGTTAGTAAATGCAGCGGCCTGTACCGGCCAGGATGTGGATATTGCCGTTGCAGCAGCGCGTCGTAGCTTTGATGCAGGCGTCTGGGCTGATCAGGCTCCCTCAGCAAGGAAAGCTGTGCTTAAACGCTTAGCTGCACTGATCATGGAAAACCATGAAGAAATGGCGCTGCTGGAAAGCCTTAATGTCGGCAAGCCGGTTCAGGATGCTATGAATATCGATATCCCGGGGTCTGCGGGATGTTTTGAATGGTATGCCGAGGCGATAGACAAACTATACGGTGAAGTTGCACCTACTGATGGTAATAACATCGCGACTATCACCCGTGAGCCTATTGGCGTTGTCGCAGCCGTTGTACCATGGAATTTCCCACTGGACATCGCTGCCTGGAAACTGGCTCCGGCGTTAATTGCCGGTAACTCAGTTGTGCTTAAGCCTGCAGAGCAGTCTTCACTGACGGCATTACGTCTTGCTGAACTGGCAAAAGAAGCGGGGCTGCCAGATGGCGTGCTGAATGTTGTCACTGGGCATGGTCATGTCGTCGGTAAGGCATTAGGCCTGCATATGGATGTTGATTGTTTGGCATTCACTGGTTCGACAGCGGTCGGTAAACTGTTCATGGGCTATTCTGCCGAATCTAATTTGAAGCCAGTATGGCCGGAAACCGGCGGTAAGAGTCCAAACCTGATTTTTGCTGATTGTGATCTGGATGCTGCAGTAGAGCATGCAGCAATGGGTATTTTCTTCAATCAGGGAGAAGTGTGCTCGGCAAATTCACGCATCCTGATTGAATCCAGCATTAAAGAAGCGTTTGTTAAAAAGTTTGTTGCTAAAGCTGTATCCATGAAAGTGGGTGATCCACTGGATGCTGATACACAAGTTGGTGCGTTAATCGATCAGCAGCATGCCTGCAATGTACGTGAGTTCATTAAGCAAGCTCAGGCAGAAGGCGCTGAAATGCTGACCGGTGGTATTGGTGATGAAGCAACTGCAGTTGTAGCGCCGACCATTTTTGATGGCGTAAATCCTGATATGCAAATCGCCCGTGATGAAGTATTTGGACCAGTTGCAGCGCTGATGACATTCGAAACGGAAGAGGAAGCGATCCGTGTTGCGAATGATTCACTCTATGGATTGGCGGCGTCTTTATGGACGACCAATTTAAACCGTGCTCACCGTGTATCTAAGAAACTGCGTGCCGGTACCGTATCTGTAAATACCATGGATGCTCTGGATTTCAGTACGCCGTTCGGTGGCTTTAAACAGTCAGGTTTTGGTCGGGATTTATCTTTGCATGCTTTGGACAAATTTACGCAACTCAAGACTACCTGGATCAAACTGAGCTAA